A genomic region of Cyprinus carpio isolate SPL01 chromosome B13, ASM1834038v1, whole genome shotgun sequence contains the following coding sequences:
- the LOC109088386 gene encoding hypoxia-inducible factor 1-alpha-like, with the protein MDSVAPGKKRVSSERRKEKSRDAARCRRGKESEVFYDMARELPLPHSVTSNLDKASVMRLALSYLRLRKLLNTDVLNVESELDSQWNSSYLKALDGFLMVLSADGDIVYLSENVSKCLGLPQIDLTGHSVFEFTHPCDHEELREMLAYRTGLSKKAKEQHTNRSFLLRMKCTLTSRGRTVNVRSASWKVLRCSGHIHTTDGIKKGVCEEKNVCSTYLVLICESIPHPANIEAPLDSRTFLSRHTLDMRFTYCDERITELLGFEPVDLLQHSVYEYYHALDSDHMTKTHHNLFVKGQVCTGQYRLLAKAGGFAWAETQATVIYNSKNSQPQCVVCVNYILSGIEQPKQILSLQQTNSTKIKQEQEEHHEESLGTEVTMEELKEEAKAKNEKKAECVREELHDSLKGEPEALTVADPVLTLDITSTESALSVLTEIPLYNDVMLPSSSVLLPLSPFSPPCSSLNEDDASTAHLQPDDFQISQSSPPDSSRSQVDLPVDTELSDQLKPDQVEKLFSMDIESKTSFNTQGVGLDLEMLAPYIHMEDDFQLRTVSPAESMCSSPGSALELTPSSSTQTAPALPAAPLVLVSCDTVPQNTRTTKQYNSREIIQDSDISSKCQTNPKLLKRKLETIPLSEAIRLGSVLQVVTDFPEKKVRKSDTSSSEGIRHATILLLPSDVASRLLSRSSEGGAVTMPLPQLNRYDCEVNVPVTGRQHLLQGEELLCALDLLI; encoded by the exons ATGGATTCAGTCGCACCTGGGAAAAAAAG AGTGAGTTCAGAGCGAAGGAAGGAGAAATCCAGAGATGCGGCACGTTGTCGGAGAGGAAAAGAGTCAGAGGTGTTTTATGACATGGCCAGAGAACTGCCCCTCCCCCACAGCGTCACCTCTAACCTGGATAAAGCATCAGTCATGAGACTCGCACTGAGTTACCTGCGACTGCGTAAACTACTGAACACAG ATGTATTGAATGTGGAGTCTGAATTAGATTCTCAGTGGAACAGTTCATATCTGAAAGCTCTGGATGGGTTTCTCATGGTTCTTTCTGCTGATGGCGACATCGTCTACCTGTCAGAGAATGTCAGCAAGTGTCTAGGCCTTCCTCAG ATCGACCTCACTGGACACAGTGTGTTTGAGTTTACTCATCCATGTGACCATGAGGAGCTCAGAGAAATGCTGGCATACAGGACTG GTCTGTCTAAGAAAGCAAAGGAGCAGCACACAAACAGAAGTTTTCTATTGAGGATGAAATGTACACTGACCAGTAGAGGGCGCACTGTCAATGTCAGATCTGCCTCCTGGAAG GTGCTGCGCTGTTCGGGCCATATCCACACAACAGATGGCATCAAGAAGGGtgtgtgtgaggaaaaaaatgtgtgttcaaCGTACCTGGTGCTTATCTGTGAGTCTATTCCCCACCCGGCGAACATTGAGGCTCCTCTGGATTCTAGAACATTTCTAAGCCGCCACACTTTAGATATGCGCTTCACCTACTGCGATGAGAG gatcACAGAGCTGTTGGGTTTTGAGCCAGTGGATCTGTTGCAGCATTCTGTGTATGAATACTATCACGCGCTGGATTCTGACCACATGACCAAAACACACCACAACC TGTTTGTGAAGGGACAAGTGTGTACTGGACAATACCGGCTCCTGGCTAAAGCAGGAGGGTTTGCTTGGGCAGAGACTCAAGCCACTGTGATCTATAACAGTAAAAACTCCCAGCCACAGTGTGTGGTCTGCGTTAACTACATCCTCAG TGGCATTGAACAGCCCAAACAAATCCTGTCCCTTCAGCAAACcaacagcacaaaaataaaacaggaacagGAAGAGCACCATGAGGAGTCACTCGGAACTGAAGTGACTATGGAAGAGTTGAAAGAAGAGGCAAAGGCAAAGAATGAGAAGAAAGcggagtgtgtgagagaggagctACATGACAGTCTGAAGGGGGAGCCAGAGGCACTGACTGTAGCAGACCCTGTCCTCACTCTGGATATCACCAGCACAG AGTCCGCACTCTCTGTGTTGACAGAAATTCCTCTCTACAATGATGTTATGTTGCCCTCTTCAAGTGTCCTGCTACCTCTCTCACCATTCTCTCCTCCCTGCTCCTCCCTAAATGAAGATGATGCCTCCACAGCCCATCTACAACCTGACGACTTCCAAATCTCACAATCTTCGCCTCCTGATTCTTCCAGATCCCAG GTCGATCTCCCTGTGGATACAGAATTAAGTGACCAGCTAAAACCGGATCAGGTGGAGAAACTATTTTCCATGGATATAGAGTCCAAGACATCCTTTAATACACAG gGAGTGGGTTTGGATCTGGAGATGTTAGCTCCATACATTCACATGGAAGATGATTTCCAGCTGCGGACTGTTTCTCCAGCCGAGTCGATGTGTTCCAGCCCGGGTTCAGCACTTGAACTGACCCCCTCCAGCAGCACACAAACTGCCCCTGCTCTCCCAGCAGCCCCTCTAGTCTTAGTGTCCTGTGACACTGTTCCACAAAACACTAGAACCACAAAGCAGTACAACAGCAG GGAAATTATTCAAGACAGTGATATTTCTTCTAAATGTCAGACCAACCCAAAGCTACTCAAGAGAAAACTGGAGACCATACCTCTGTCTGAAGCAATAAGGCTG GGTTCTGTGCTGCAGGTGGTGACTGATTTTCCAGAGAAAAAGGTCAGAAAATCAGACACTTCATCATCAGAAGGGATTCGTCATGCCACGATACTGTTGCTGCCATCTG